The Saxibacter everestensis genome has a window encoding:
- the secA gene encoding preprotein translocase subunit SecA: MPSILEKILRSGEGRTLKRLRSYADAINHLEDEFKSLSDTEIREETDRFKERVKDGESLDSLLPEAFAAAREASRRTVGLRHFDVQLMGGAALHLGNIAEMKTGEGKTLVATAPAYLNALAGNGVHIVTVNDYLAEYQSELMGRVFRFLGLETGCILSNMDSAKRREQYAADITYGTNNEFGFDYLRDNMAWDAADMVQRGHSFAIVDEVDSILIDEARTPLIISGPASGDSNRWYGEFARVVKRLKADTDYEVDEKKRTVGVLESGIDKVEDYLGISNLYESANTPLIGFLNNAIKAKELFKRDKDYVVMDGEVLIVDEHTGRILAGRRYNEGMHQAIEAKEDVNVKAENQTLATITLQNYFRLYEKLSGMTGTAETEAAEFMATYKLGVVPIPTNKPMQRDDQADFVYKNEIAKFDAVVDDIVERNKKGQPVLVGTTSVEKSEYLSKKLGKEGIRHEVLNAKNHAREATIVAQAGHKGAVTVATNMAGRGTDIMLGGNAEFNAVQDLASRGLDPAESPEEYEEAWPDALEKAEEQVKASHVEVVDLGGLYVLGTERHESRRIDNQLRGRSGRQGDPGESRFYLSLTDDLMRLFNSQAAESLMARTNVPDDVPLESKLVSKAIQSAQSQIEQRNAEQRKNVLKYDDVLNRQRTVIYSERRRILEGDDLHEHVQNFITDVLTSYVDNATAAGHAEDWELEQLFTALKALYPVSITVDELIEEVGGISHLTRDVLLEEVLSDARIAYEKREEALGEKATRQFERRVVLSVIDRKWREHLYEMDYLKEGIGLRAMAQRDPLVEYQREGFAMFNTMSEAIKEESVGFLYNLEVQVTEHEHDAPDADESADDEPEISAKGLEPSEDTALQFSAPSSDGGVEVHTERKQKTEKSQAPASGTRKKAPPKKGSKRKRR, translated from the coding sequence GTGCCGTCCATTCTGGAAAAAATCCTCCGCAGCGGCGAGGGACGTACGCTAAAGCGGCTGCGCAGCTATGCCGATGCGATCAACCACCTGGAAGACGAGTTCAAGAGTCTCTCCGATACCGAGATTCGCGAAGAAACCGACAGGTTCAAGGAACGAGTCAAGGACGGTGAATCGCTCGACTCCCTGCTGCCGGAGGCTTTTGCCGCAGCCCGTGAGGCATCGCGGCGCACAGTCGGTCTTCGCCACTTCGACGTCCAGCTGATGGGCGGTGCCGCATTGCACCTTGGCAATATTGCCGAGATGAAGACCGGTGAAGGCAAGACCCTGGTCGCGACGGCTCCTGCCTACCTCAATGCTCTCGCCGGCAACGGCGTGCACATCGTGACGGTCAACGACTACCTGGCCGAGTACCAGAGCGAACTGATGGGCCGCGTATTCCGGTTCCTGGGGCTCGAAACTGGCTGCATCCTGTCCAATATGGACTCCGCCAAGCGACGTGAGCAGTACGCTGCAGACATCACGTACGGAACGAATAACGAGTTCGGCTTCGATTATCTGCGAGACAACATGGCGTGGGACGCCGCGGATATGGTGCAGCGCGGGCACTCATTCGCGATCGTTGACGAGGTCGATTCGATTCTGATCGACGAAGCACGCACCCCTTTGATCATCTCGGGCCCGGCTTCCGGTGACAGCAACCGGTGGTACGGCGAGTTCGCCCGCGTGGTGAAGCGGCTGAAGGCCGACACCGACTACGAGGTCGACGAGAAGAAGCGCACCGTCGGCGTGCTCGAGTCCGGAATCGACAAGGTCGAGGACTACCTGGGCATCAGCAACCTCTATGAATCGGCCAACACTCCGCTGATCGGATTCCTGAACAACGCCATCAAGGCAAAGGAACTGTTCAAGCGGGACAAGGACTACGTCGTGATGGACGGCGAGGTGCTGATTGTCGATGAGCACACCGGCCGTATCCTGGCCGGGCGTCGCTACAACGAGGGCATGCACCAGGCGATCGAAGCCAAAGAGGATGTCAACGTCAAGGCGGAGAATCAGACGCTGGCGACTATCACGCTGCAGAATTACTTCCGGCTTTACGAGAAACTGTCAGGGATGACCGGAACCGCCGAAACCGAAGCGGCGGAGTTCATGGCGACCTACAAGCTTGGCGTCGTGCCCATTCCGACGAACAAGCCCATGCAGCGGGATGACCAAGCCGACTTCGTCTACAAGAACGAGATCGCGAAGTTCGACGCCGTGGTCGACGATATCGTCGAGCGGAACAAGAAGGGTCAGCCTGTCCTGGTCGGCACGACCAGCGTGGAGAAGAGCGAGTACCTGTCGAAGAAGCTCGGCAAGGAAGGCATCAGGCACGAGGTCCTCAATGCCAAGAACCACGCGCGTGAGGCCACCATCGTCGCGCAGGCCGGCCACAAGGGCGCGGTGACCGTGGCGACGAATATGGCCGGCCGCGGAACCGACATCATGCTCGGTGGAAACGCCGAGTTCAACGCCGTACAGGACCTGGCCTCCCGTGGCCTCGACCCGGCTGAATCGCCGGAGGAGTACGAAGAGGCGTGGCCGGACGCGCTCGAAAAGGCGGAGGAGCAGGTCAAGGCCTCCCACGTTGAGGTCGTTGACCTGGGCGGTCTCTACGTGCTGGGAACGGAACGCCACGAGTCGCGCCGGATCGACAATCAGCTGCGGGGACGCTCCGGCCGCCAGGGGGATCCAGGCGAATCCCGTTTCTACCTATCGCTCACTGACGACCTGATGCGGCTATTCAATTCCCAGGCCGCCGAATCGCTGATGGCGCGGACAAATGTACCCGACGATGTGCCGCTGGAATCAAAGCTGGTCTCGAAGGCAATCCAGTCCGCCCAGTCGCAGATCGAACAGCGAAACGCGGAGCAGCGCAAGAACGTGCTTAAGTACGACGATGTGCTTAACCGGCAGCGCACCGTCATCTACTCGGAGCGGCGCCGGATCCTCGAAGGAGATGACCTGCACGAGCATGTGCAGAACTTCATCACCGACGTGCTGACGTCGTACGTCGACAATGCGACGGCAGCCGGGCATGCGGAGGACTGGGAGCTGGAGCAGCTCTTCACCGCACTGAAGGCTCTGTATCCGGTCTCGATCACCGTCGACGAGCTGATCGAGGAGGTCGGCGGAATATCCCATCTCACTCGGGACGTCCTGCTCGAGGAAGTGCTCTCCGATGCAAGGATCGCCTACGAAAAGCGCGAAGAGGCGTTGGGCGAGAAGGCCACCCGGCAGTTCGAGCGCCGGGTCGTCCTTTCGGTGATCGACCGCAAGTGGCGTGAACATCTTTACGAGATGGACTACCTCAAGGAGGGCATCGGCCTGCGGGCGATGGCACAACGCGATCCACTGGTTGAATACCAGCGCGAGGGCTTTGCCATGTTCAATACGATGTCGGAGGCGATCAAGGAGGAGAGCGTCGGCTTCCTCTACAACCTGGAAGTTCAGGTCACGGAGCACGAGCACGACGCTCCGGACGCCGATGAATCGGCCGACGACGAGCCGGAAATTTCGGCCAAGGGTCTCGAACCGTCAGAGGATACGGCGCTGCAGTTCAGTGCTCCGTCCAGCGACGGCGGCGTTGAGGTTCACACCGAGCGGAAGCAGAAGACCGAGAAGTCGCAGGCTCCGGCTTCCGGAACCCGGAAGAAGGCGCCGCCGAAGAAGGGTTCCAAGCGCAAGCGTCGCTAG
- a CDS encoding LpqB family beta-propeller domain-containing protein, whose translation MLSSFRALVVGITMLLLVLSGCAGIPTSGPVGVGDPGTSDEDARSQISASGPEKGADPNKIVRGFIAAAEGTANNFAVAKKFLTQGAAATWNPLESVSIYPRGEYLNDIRGGIAEEGQEYSIDIPIAATVDSEGRYTAAAAGKSTKQMFGLTKVDGQWRISSVPNGIVLSESMFESVFDAYSVYFYDSGYDYLVPDVRWFIKRTAAATDLVQALLDGPVSWLGGAAISAFPEGTKLPLKAVTTLNGKATVTLDDAAQDVSNDQKSLMRQQIEATLRQIPSIQSVEVFAGSSEFGSTPEQEAQSNPQVEGEPVVVADGQLRQVSATQVDPISGVPSLAELKPSRPAASLAGNRYAFLGDGGKKLYEVGTDDPADIRVLAEGKSFVAPSYAPRDWLWTGEADNEGNLIAISGDGKPVTISAPWLADRELKAVQISRDGARIAVLSVGTGGQSSINVTGIRYESAGEPSGLNSPVDISTRFDDVKDISWAGDTELALVGRLTSETDFAPWRLVVGGPMSELGTVPEIQSITASSDGQSMYAGTAAGKLYSRSGGSWQELLDIKGSDPSYPG comes from the coding sequence ATGCTTAGTTCATTTCGCGCCCTGGTTGTGGGCATCACGATGTTGCTGCTGGTTCTGTCCGGTTGCGCCGGCATCCCGACCTCCGGGCCGGTCGGCGTCGGAGACCCGGGGACAAGCGACGAGGATGCCCGATCTCAGATCAGTGCCTCCGGCCCGGAAAAGGGCGCCGATCCGAATAAGATCGTCCGTGGATTCATCGCTGCCGCCGAGGGCACAGCGAACAATTTTGCGGTGGCCAAGAAGTTCCTGACCCAGGGCGCCGCCGCAACGTGGAACCCGCTGGAGAGCGTCTCCATCTATCCGCGCGGAGAATACCTGAACGACATCCGGGGCGGAATCGCCGAGGAAGGGCAGGAGTATTCAATCGACATCCCGATAGCTGCCACCGTCGATAGCGAAGGCCGCTACACGGCGGCTGCGGCAGGCAAGTCGACGAAGCAGATGTTCGGACTGACGAAAGTCGACGGGCAATGGCGAATTTCCTCGGTTCCCAACGGCATTGTGTTGTCCGAATCGATGTTCGAGAGCGTGTTCGACGCCTACTCCGTCTATTTCTATGACTCGGGCTACGACTACCTTGTGCCGGACGTTCGCTGGTTCATTAAGCGGACGGCTGCGGCGACGGACCTGGTGCAGGCTCTTCTGGACGGCCCGGTGTCCTGGCTGGGCGGAGCGGCGATTTCCGCCTTCCCGGAAGGAACCAAGCTTCCGCTCAAAGCAGTAACCACCCTGAACGGCAAGGCAACGGTGACCCTGGACGACGCCGCCCAGGATGTGTCCAACGACCAGAAGTCTCTTATGCGCCAGCAGATCGAGGCAACCCTGAGGCAGATTCCATCGATCCAGAGTGTCGAGGTGTTTGCCGGTAGTAGCGAGTTCGGCTCCACTCCGGAGCAGGAGGCGCAGAGCAATCCACAGGTCGAAGGGGAGCCGGTCGTTGTGGCCGACGGTCAGCTCAGGCAGGTGTCCGCGACGCAGGTCGATCCGATCTCGGGCGTGCCAAGCCTCGCCGAGCTGAAACCCAGCCGGCCAGCGGCCTCCCTGGCCGGCAACAGGTACGCGTTCCTTGGCGATGGCGGAAAGAAGCTCTACGAGGTCGGCACCGACGATCCGGCCGATATCCGGGTCCTTGCGGAAGGAAAGTCATTCGTCGCACCATCTTACGCACCGCGCGATTGGCTGTGGACCGGTGAGGCGGACAACGAGGGCAACCTGATCGCTATCAGCGGGGATGGTAAGCCAGTGACGATCTCGGCGCCCTGGTTGGCTGACCGGGAGCTGAAGGCCGTGCAGATTTCGCGGGACGGCGCCCGTATCGCCGTACTGTCCGTTGGCACGGGCGGCCAGTCGTCGATCAACGTCACCGGGATTCGCTACGAGTCGGCCGGTGAACCGAGCGGACTGAACTCGCCGGTCGATATCTCCACCCGGTTCGACGATGTGAAGGACATCAGCTGGGCCGGTGACACCGAGCTGGCTCTGGTGGGCCGGCTGACCAGCGAGACGGACTTCGCGCCGTGGCGCCTCGTTGTCGGCGGACCGATGAGCGAGCTGGGGACGGTACCGGAGATTCAGAGCATCACGGCAAGCTCGGATGGCCAGAGCATGTATGCCGGCACCGCGGCCGGAAAGTTGTACTCGCGCTCAGGTGGATCGTGGCAGGAACTGCTCGACATCAAGGGATCCGATCCGTCCTACCCCGGCTGA
- a CDS encoding GNAT family N-acetyltransferase, which produces MSDSDPKPALSLPILTAGDLTLRQLGDADIPGIVAQCTDPDSVRFTNAPTPYTAEDAARYVREVAPEGWRSESLLTFAIEYRGEFAGSLSLRPEEKIAKLGFGLAPWARRQHVMTRAIRLAIGWAFDRLDVDAVHWTAGSENWASVRVAWALGFRILGPVPALLNQRGVLVDGWFGSLQRDSAMLPTAPWLEPVPLFDDASEETPILLRAIEEADLERFAEGCADPLTQSFSTMLEQPFTLDSAHRYLQRSRIVASTGSGVTWAATLARNGTLIGSVALFNISFPHANAEIGYWLHPDSRGLGLAQRIVARAARHALIDVDDGGLGLQRITARVMTPNSASVAVLEKVGFTKVGREFNGLRGRDGQPQDSFLFELLP; this is translated from the coding sequence ATGTCAGACAGCGATCCGAAGCCGGCACTTTCTCTCCCGATCCTAACCGCCGGAGACCTCACACTTCGACAACTGGGCGATGCCGACATTCCTGGCATCGTTGCCCAGTGCACCGATCCGGACTCCGTGCGGTTCACCAATGCTCCGACACCGTATACCGCCGAGGATGCCGCCCGTTACGTCCGGGAGGTAGCGCCGGAGGGATGGCGGAGCGAGTCGCTCCTCACCTTCGCGATTGAGTACCGGGGCGAGTTCGCCGGTTCGTTGAGCCTTCGACCGGAAGAGAAGATCGCGAAGCTCGGCTTCGGGCTGGCTCCGTGGGCCCGGCGACAGCATGTGATGACCCGGGCAATTCGGCTCGCCATCGGCTGGGCGTTCGACCGGCTGGACGTCGACGCCGTGCATTGGACGGCAGGATCAGAAAACTGGGCCTCGGTTAGGGTTGCGTGGGCGCTGGGCTTCCGGATCCTCGGTCCGGTCCCCGCGCTACTCAACCAGCGGGGCGTGCTGGTCGACGGCTGGTTCGGCTCGCTACAGCGGGACAGTGCAATGCTGCCAACAGCGCCATGGCTGGAGCCCGTTCCGCTCTTCGATGATGCCAGCGAGGAGACCCCGATCCTGCTCCGCGCAATCGAAGAGGCGGACCTCGAGCGATTTGCCGAGGGCTGTGCCGACCCACTCACGCAGAGCTTCTCCACCATGCTTGAACAGCCGTTCACGCTGGATAGTGCGCACCGCTACCTGCAGCGGAGCCGAATCGTCGCCTCGACCGGCTCCGGTGTGACCTGGGCGGCGACCCTAGCCCGTAATGGCACCCTGATCGGCTCGGTCGCACTTTTCAATATTTCCTTCCCGCACGCGAACGCGGAAATCGGCTATTGGCTGCATCCTGACTCACGCGGGCTGGGACTGGCGCAGCGGATCGTTGCCCGCGCGGCCCGGCACGCCCTGATCGATGTCGACGATGGCGGCCTCGGCCTGCAACGGATCACCGCCCGGGTGATGACTCCGAACTCGGCGTCGGTCGCCGTACTTGAGAAGGTTGGATTCACCAAGGTCGGCAGGGAATTCAACGGGTTGCGCGGCAGAGACGGCCAACCTCAGGATTCCTTTCTGTTCGAGCTACTGCCTTAA
- the mtrA gene encoding MtrAB system response regulator MtrA: protein MKGRILVVDDDTALAEMIGIVLKSEGFESFFCAHGDAALDTFRRVRPDLVLLDLMLPGKDGLEVCREIRAESGVPVVMLTAKSDTVDVVLGLESGADDYVPKPFKPKELIARVRARLRITDHVAPEMLTVGDVQIDVAGHSVIRAGKPVNLTPLEFDLLVALARKPWQVFSREVLLEEVWGYRHAADTRLVNVHVQRLRSKIERDPEKPDIVVTVRGVGYRAGQGT, encoded by the coding sequence ATGAAAGGTCGCATTCTGGTCGTCGACGACGACACCGCTCTCGCCGAGATGATCGGCATCGTCCTGAAAAGTGAAGGGTTTGAGTCGTTTTTCTGCGCCCACGGCGACGCCGCCCTGGACACGTTCCGGCGGGTTCGCCCCGATCTGGTGCTGCTCGATCTGATGCTGCCCGGAAAGGACGGCCTCGAGGTTTGCCGCGAGATCCGGGCGGAATCGGGGGTGCCGGTCGTGATGCTGACGGCTAAGTCCGACACTGTCGACGTCGTGCTTGGCCTCGAGTCAGGAGCCGATGACTATGTGCCCAAGCCGTTCAAGCCGAAAGAGCTGATCGCCCGGGTGCGTGCCCGGCTGCGGATAACCGACCACGTCGCGCCGGAAATGCTGACCGTCGGCGACGTGCAGATCGATGTGGCTGGGCATTCAGTGATCCGGGCCGGCAAGCCGGTGAACCTCACCCCGCTTGAGTTCGACCTGCTTGTCGCGCTCGCGCGCAAGCCCTGGCAGGTATTCAGCCGCGAGGTGTTGCTCGAGGAGGTCTGGGGTTACCGGCACGCCGCCGACACCCGGCTGGTCAACGTGCACGTGCAACGGCTGCGGTCCAAGATCGAACGTGATCCGGAGAAGCCTGACATCGTGGTCACCGTTCGTGGCGTGGGATATCGGGCGGGCCAGGGAACGTGA
- a CDS encoding winged helix-turn-helix domain-containing protein: MTQTNLSKPGLEQAVGGQATVSTANISQAKARRIALAAQGFHKPRPSSPPSMRSLKGVIDRIGLLQIDSVNVLSRSHYLPLFSRLGHYDRDLLHRATASRPRVLTEYWAHEASLIPPATYRLLQWRMDSWKETAWGKMRQDTPGYAELLELVYDEVARRGPITASRLDQCLSHDMPAPSGTNWGWNWSQVKTALEALFWAGRIGSAGRNPQFERRYDITERILPADIAATPPPPKDEAIVELLRISAKALGIGTAQCLRDYFRLPASAVQPAIRRLVDAGELQPVQVAGWKRTAYLARDASKPRAIRARALLSPFDSLVFERARTEALFDFRFRLEIYVPKHKRVHGYYVLPFLLGDRLVARVDLKADREAGLLRVQSAHAEPHAPETTAVELYQELVLMARWLGLERVAVTGMGDLGPGLVAAGAERA, translated from the coding sequence ATGACCCAGACCAACCTCAGCAAGCCCGGCCTCGAACAGGCTGTCGGCGGTCAAGCCACTGTCAGCACGGCCAATATCAGCCAGGCGAAGGCGCGCCGGATCGCTCTCGCTGCGCAGGGTTTCCACAAGCCGAGGCCATCGTCGCCGCCAAGCATGCGTTCGCTGAAGGGCGTGATCGACAGGATCGGGCTGCTGCAGATCGACTCGGTCAACGTGCTCTCCCGCAGTCACTACCTCCCATTGTTCTCCCGGCTCGGCCATTACGACCGAGACCTGCTGCACCGGGCCACCGCCAGCCGGCCAAGGGTGCTGACCGAGTACTGGGCTCACGAGGCTTCGCTGATTCCACCCGCAACGTATCGGCTGCTGCAGTGGCGCATGGACAGCTGGAAAGAGACAGCCTGGGGAAAGATGCGGCAGGACACTCCGGGATATGCCGAACTGCTGGAGCTGGTGTACGACGAAGTGGCGCGCCGTGGTCCGATAACGGCAAGTCGGCTGGACCAGTGCCTGTCGCACGATATGCCCGCCCCGTCGGGAACCAACTGGGGCTGGAACTGGTCGCAGGTGAAAACCGCACTGGAAGCGCTATTCTGGGCCGGCCGAATCGGCTCCGCGGGCCGTAACCCGCAGTTCGAGCGCCGGTATGACATCACCGAGCGGATTCTGCCCGCTGACATTGCGGCAACGCCGCCCCCGCCGAAGGATGAGGCAATAGTCGAACTGCTCAGGATTTCCGCCAAGGCGCTCGGTATCGGAACGGCGCAGTGCCTGCGCGACTACTTCAGGCTCCCTGCCAGCGCGGTGCAGCCCGCAATCCGCCGGCTCGTGGATGCCGGGGAACTGCAGCCGGTTCAGGTCGCAGGCTGGAAACGCACCGCGTACCTGGCCAGAGATGCGAGCAAGCCTCGAGCGATCCGGGCACGGGCACTGCTGAGCCCCTTCGACTCATTGGTGTTCGAGCGCGCACGGACCGAAGCGCTCTTCGACTTCAGGTTCCGGCTGGAAATCTATGTGCCGAAACACAAGCGCGTGCACGGCTACTACGTGCTGCCATTCCTGCTGGGGGATCGGCTGGTTGCCAGAGTCGATCTCAAGGCCGATCGTGAGGCCGGGCTGCTCCGGGTGCAGTCAGCCCATGCCGAGCCTCATGCGCCGGAGACGACCGCAGTCGAGCTCTACCAGGAACTCGTCCTGATGGCCCGCTGGCTCGGCCTGGAACGGGTAGCCGTCACCGGTATGGGCGACCTCGGCCCGGGACTTGTCGCTGCCGGCGCGGAGCGGGCCTAG
- the mtrB gene encoding MtrAB system histidine kinase MtrB has translation MSNRPAIGTWLGSCARAIGKGWRWVVSLIRRSLQFRVVAATILLTSFAIYGVGTYMSQEIAKGLFEKRLSSATKITDQFAQQLNAFSDDEAATSQGDLSTTLRTTLADQMSSSTLPLRAVALEPMEGATSVSPISETQKNKPPYSVKQLSPDLIESVKDAGGEQRYQAMELSNYDGSVDPGLAIGTLVTIPGAGQFQLYVISDLTEEQNTLEFVQRAMVISGLVLIVLVAAIAWTVANIVVRPVRVAADVSHTLASGDLDRRMPVHGEDELATLARSFNDMASALQDQITRMEALSVLQRRFVSDVSHELRTPLTTIRIAGELMYEAREDFDPVTARSAELLHSQVQRFEALLADLLEISRFDAGAAALDAAADDLVSVVNKVVESVEVVAEQAGTPVIIHGPSAPMMAAIDSRRIERIVRNLVVNAIEHSEGKPVDIYLAADADAVAVSVRDHGVGMDRSQVERVFDRFWRADPARQRTLGGTGLGLAISLEDAHLHAGWLQAWGRPGEGSCFRLTIPRRPGHELETSPLPLPPADASSAARKDDEVIEPLSSDSSVRLNTGSLPVLPVRAETSLNSRESSSNPRDNHA, from the coding sequence GTGAGCAATCGCCCAGCCATTGGTACCTGGTTGGGCAGCTGTGCCCGGGCCATAGGTAAGGGATGGCGCTGGGTTGTTTCGCTTATCCGTCGCTCCCTGCAGTTTCGGGTGGTGGCCGCGACCATCCTGTTGACCTCGTTCGCGATCTACGGCGTGGGAACCTACATGTCGCAGGAAATCGCCAAAGGCCTCTTCGAGAAGCGTTTGAGCTCCGCGACAAAGATCACCGACCAGTTCGCCCAGCAGCTCAATGCGTTTTCCGACGATGAGGCGGCGACGTCCCAGGGCGATCTGTCCACCACCCTTCGGACCACGCTTGCCGACCAGATGTCCAGCTCGACCCTGCCGCTGCGCGCGGTGGCGCTGGAACCAATGGAGGGCGCCACCAGCGTCTCGCCGATATCGGAAACCCAGAAGAACAAACCGCCGTACTCGGTGAAACAGCTATCGCCGGACCTGATCGAATCGGTGAAGGACGCAGGCGGCGAGCAGCGTTACCAGGCGATGGAACTCAGTAACTACGACGGTTCGGTCGATCCGGGCCTCGCGATCGGCACCCTTGTTACTATTCCGGGGGCCGGTCAGTTCCAGCTCTATGTCATCTCGGACCTGACCGAGGAGCAGAACACACTTGAATTCGTCCAGCGCGCCATGGTCATCTCCGGCCTGGTGCTCATCGTGCTGGTCGCCGCGATCGCCTGGACCGTTGCAAATATCGTGGTCCGACCGGTCAGGGTCGCCGCCGACGTTTCGCACACTTTGGCCAGCGGCGACCTGGACAGGCGGATGCCCGTTCACGGCGAGGACGAGCTCGCGACGCTGGCCAGGTCGTTCAACGACATGGCCTCCGCGCTGCAGGACCAGATCACCCGGATGGAAGCGCTGTCCGTGCTGCAGCGCCGCTTCGTCTCCGACGTGTCACACGAACTACGGACGCCACTGACGACGATCCGGATCGCCGGCGAACTGATGTACGAGGCACGTGAGGACTTCGACCCGGTGACGGCCCGGAGCGCCGAGCTGCTGCACTCCCAAGTGCAGCGATTCGAGGCACTGCTGGCCGACCTGCTGGAGATCAGCCGTTTCGACGCCGGGGCTGCTGCGCTTGACGCGGCGGCCGACGACCTGGTCAGCGTGGTCAACAAGGTAGTGGAATCGGTGGAAGTGGTGGCTGAGCAAGCGGGAACGCCGGTCATCATTCACGGCCCGTCCGCTCCGATGATGGCGGCCATCGATTCACGCCGGATCGAACGGATCGTCCGTAACCTGGTTGTGAATGCGATCGAACACAGCGAAGGAAAGCCTGTTGACATCTACCTCGCCGCGGACGCAGACGCGGTCGCGGTGAGCGTGCGCGACCATGGAGTCGGCATGGACCGCTCACAGGTAGAACGGGTCTTCGACCGCTTCTGGCGCGCCGATCCCGCTCGGCAGCGAACGCTTGGTGGCACCGGACTCGGGCTGGCAATATCCCTGGAAGACGCCCACCTGCACGCCGGATGGCTGCAGGCCTGGGGGAGGCCGGGGGAGGGTTCCTGTTTCCGGCTCACCATTCCGCGGCGGCCGGGTCATGAACTCGAAACGTCGCCGCTGCCGCTGCCGCCCGCCGACGCCAGCAGTGCGGCAAGGAAAGACGATGAAGTGATCGAACCGCTGTCCAGCGACTCCTCCGTCCGGCTGAATACCGGCAGCCTGCCGGTGCTCCCGGTCAGAGCCGAAACCAGCCTGAACAGCAGGGAATCGTCGAGTAATCCGAGGGATAACCATGCTTAG
- the hpf gene encoding ribosome hibernation-promoting factor, HPF/YfiA family has protein sequence MDIVVTGRNLAVPDRFRDHLNEKLAKVEQMAPRAQRIDVHVTHEKNPRQSDSSERVELTVWAKGPVIRAEAAASDKYAALDLSFGKLMERLRRSRDRKKVHRGRRRPQSVAEVVAELPPEAAIQEAPASETPAPAPPTPSTHVVKDTADGHHRPVDAEGDCPVLVREKVFPGQPISLDDALARMELVGHDFYLFVDSETSQPSVVYRRRGWSYGVITLDSDLEGHDEDDAPYAEQVG, from the coding sequence ATGGACATTGTTGTAACTGGCCGGAATCTCGCAGTACCGGATCGCTTTCGGGATCACCTCAATGAGAAGCTGGCCAAGGTTGAGCAAATGGCACCGCGAGCTCAGCGAATTGACGTCCATGTCACGCACGAGAAGAACCCGCGGCAATCCGACTCCTCCGAACGAGTCGAACTGACAGTTTGGGCCAAAGGACCCGTGATTCGCGCAGAGGCCGCAGCCTCAGATAAGTACGCCGCTCTCGATTTGTCGTTTGGCAAGCTGATGGAACGCCTGCGAAGGTCCCGGGATCGCAAAAAGGTGCACCGCGGCCGTCGTCGTCCGCAATCCGTAGCCGAAGTGGTTGCGGAACTACCACCCGAAGCGGCAATCCAGGAAGCACCAGCCTCCGAGACGCCGGCTCCCGCCCCGCCAACTCCATCCACCCATGTGGTGAAGGACACCGCGGACGGACATCATCGCCCGGTCGACGCCGAGGGTGACTGTCCGGTGTTGGTACGTGAGAAAGTATTTCCTGGCCAGCCGATCAGCCTAGACGATGCTCTGGCACGAATGGAGCTTGTCGGGCACGACTTCTATCTATTCGTTGACTCGGAAACCTCACAACCTTCTGTCGTCTATCGGCGTCGTGGCTGGAGCTACGGGGTGATTACCCTCGATTCTGATCTCGAAGGCCACGACGAGGACGACGCCCCCTATGCCGAGCAAGTCGGCTGA
- a CDS encoding ComF family protein, which translates to MTLRDRATFWSRACHDFTELILPTSCAGCGQPGIAVCSDCAADCAGEPFRAEAGARYFGRPCWALAPYRGSVQSIIVAYKDGGRSDLRKYLGLALAISLSAVVEEQYDRTGRSGELLLVPVPSSRSSIRRRGADVLADCARRAATELAASGIRARVAPMLRSGRAVRDQVGLSAVGRQRNVSGSMAVARRRLPIPSGKRRDATAGPASIVLVDDVITTGATLAEAARALAGGGHRVDAAAVIAATTKTSS; encoded by the coding sequence ATGACACTCCGGGACCGAGCAACCTTCTGGTCGCGGGCATGCCACGACTTCACCGAGCTGATCCTGCCGACGAGCTGCGCGGGCTGCGGTCAACCGGGAATCGCTGTGTGTTCTGACTGCGCCGCGGACTGTGCGGGCGAGCCGTTCCGGGCCGAAGCAGGAGCGCGCTACTTCGGGCGCCCGTGCTGGGCGCTGGCACCGTATCGGGGCTCGGTGCAGTCGATCATCGTCGCTTACAAGGACGGCGGCCGGAGCGACCTCAGAAAGTACCTCGGACTCGCACTGGCGATAAGCCTGAGTGCGGTGGTGGAGGAGCAGTACGACCGCACCGGACGGAGCGGTGAACTGCTGCTGGTGCCGGTCCCGTCATCACGAAGCAGCATCAGACGGCGAGGGGCAGATGTGCTTGCCGACTGTGCGCGCCGCGCCGCAACAGAATTAGCAGCGAGCGGAATCCGTGCTCGGGTGGCCCCGATGCTCCGAAGCGGCAGAGCGGTGCGGGATCAGGTCGGTCTGTCCGCCGTGGGCCGGCAACGCAATGTCAGTGGGTCGATGGCCGTGGCCCGGCGTCGGCTACCGATTCCGTCCGGGAAACGCCGCGACGCGACGGCCGGACCGGCGAGCATAGTCCTGGTTGACGACGTGATCACGACGGGGGCGACCCTCGCGGAGGCCGCCCGGGCGCTTGCGGGTGGCGGGCATCGGGTGGACGCCGCCGCCGTCATCGCGGCGACGACAAAGACATCTAGTTGA